The Mucilaginibacter gracilis genomic interval TAACGACCAATCAGTTTACCTGATCTCAATTTATGATAAATCCGAAAAGGAGAATCTGACAGATAAAGAACTTCAGGAGTTATTAAAAGGACTTTAACTTCTAACTAAAAAAGGCCATTCCTTCCGGAACAGCCTTTCTCAAACTAAAATCTGAAACTTTTATATCAAACTAACGCTTCTGTTAACAAACTCTGTTAACTCGGGGCCGGTTAACATACCTTGCGAAAGCAGGGCTAAATCAAACGCTTGTTTAGCTAATTGGGTTTGCTCTTCTTCGGTTTCGGCTTGTGCTATACGGCTTATTAATTTGTGGTTACCGTTTATCGATACCTTGTAGTTGTCGGGCATCGAGCCGTAAAAACTCATACCGCCACCCATTGCAGCCATATCTTTCATGCGGCGCATAAACTCGTCCATAGTTACGGTTACCGGTAACTCATCGGGGTTAAGGCTTTCAATTTCAACCTTAAAGTTGGCTTTGGCTACGGCTTTATCAAATATGGCTTTAACTTTGGTTGATTGCTCTTCGGTTAACACGTGTGCCGGTGCATCTTCCTTTTTAATCAGCTTGTCAACAACATCGGCATCAACACGTTTTACCGTAGTTTTTTCCAGTTTTTGCTCTAACTGTGCTACAAAGTGATTATCGATAGGCGAATTCATCAACAACACATCGTAATCCTTTTTATTGGCCGATTGGATAAAGGTATCCTGTTTAGCCGGGTCGTTAGTGTAAAGGTAAACTGTAGTGCCGTCTTTATCGGTTTGGTTTGGTGCTACCTTGGTTTTGTATTCATCTAAAGTAAAAAACTCTTTTTTGGTGTTGGTTAACAAGGCAAAGTCTTTAGCTTTATCATAAAACTTTTCTTCGCTTATCATACCGTATTTAACAAACAGGCCAATATCCTCCCACTTTTCTTCGTAGGCTTTGCGGTCGCTTTTAAATAGTTCGCTTAGTTTATCAGCTACTTTTTTGGTGATGTAGTTGTTAATCTTTTTAACGTTACCATCGGCCTGTAAAAAGCTACGTGATACGTTCAACGGAATATCCGGCGAATCAATAACACCGTGAAGCAACATCAAAAATTCGGGAACAATGTCTTTAACCTCATCGGTAATAAATACCTGGCGCGAAAATAATTTGATCTTGTTTTTTTGTATCTCAAAATCGTTTTTCACCTTAGGGAAATACAATACGCCGGTAAGGTTAAACGGATAATCAACATTAAGGTGTATCCAAAATAGCGGGTCTTCCGAGAAAGGATATAACTCTTTGTAAAAATCAAGGTAATCTTCATCCTTCAGGTCGGCAGGAGCCTTGGTCCAGATGGGGCTGGTGTTGTTGATGATGTTATCAGTTTCAACCTCAATATATTTTGCTTTGCCTTCAGCATCTTCGCCATCGGGTTCCCTGTCGGTATTGGTGCCAAATTTAATACGTACAGGCAAAAATTTGCAATACTTATCAAGTATGGTTTGTATGCGTCCCCGGTCTAAAAACTCTTCACCATCGGCGTTAATGTGTAATATAATGTCGGTGCCGCGGGTGGTGCGGTTGCCTTCGCTAATTTCAAATTCGGTGCTGCCGTCGCATATCCAGCGGGCCGGTTCAGCACCGTCCTGGTATGAAAGGGTTTGTATCTCAACCTGATCGGCAACCATAAAGGCAGAGTAAAAGCCAAGTCCAAAGCGGCCAATAATCTCGTTAGCATCTTTGGCATCCTTAAACTTCTCCATAAACTCGGTTGCTCCCGAGAAGGCAATCTGGTTAATGTATTTCTTAATCTCGTCGGCAGTCATACCCAAACCATTGTCGGATATGGTAATTGTTTTTGCCGCTTCATCAAAAGCAACTTCAACCTGCAACTCGCCAAGTGTACCGTTGTATTGGCCTAACGATGCCAGGCGTTTTATTTTTTGGGTGGCATCAACAGCGTTTGAAACTAACTCGCGCAGGAAAATCTCATGGTCGGAGTATAAAAACTTTTTAATGATCGGGAAAATATTCTCGGTATGTATCGAGATCGTTCCTTTTTCTTGCATAACTATTTGTGTTTTTTAATTTAAATTTTTGTACTGTTAGGCTATTAACAAGGGCCGTTCCAAAGCGGTTTATTTGTCAAATTGGCAGAATAAGTTATTCGGGTTATTGGCCGTTGGCTTTCCTTCATTTTAATTTCATCTTGCGTTACGTAATTTGTATTGTTAATTAATTATTACGTTTAACACCCACTTTTTTACATGTATATACAATTACCTAAATATTTTAAGTATGAAAACTATACTATTATTGGGTGTGTTGTTTTGCTGTTTATACTGTGTGGTGGCAAAGCCTACGCGCAAAGTGTAGGCGCCCCAATCGTTAACATTACATTTGGCACTGGTACAGCCTAAATGCTGGTGCATTACTATATAGTTATACCTATGGCTTGGCCATACGGAGTTATTCAACCGGGCTCACTTAGTTTTACCGGTTTAAGTGGCTGCAACAAACTTTGCTTTGCCCGCCAATATATCAACTGTAATTATACAAATGACAAACAGATAAACCCAAAGCACGGGCGTGGTACTTTATCAGGGGAGGTAACTATAACGAGGTAGGTTATTTTTGAGGCATTTGTAAATATAGCTCTTCCACCTTTTTACGGGCCCAATCTGTTTTTCGTAAAAATTTGAGGCTCGATTTTATGCTAGGGTCGTTATTAAAACAATTGATGTTGATAACCTTACCCAAACGTTCCCAACCATGGTATTCAACCAGGTGGGTTAAAATTGTTTCGAGGGTTTTACCATGC includes:
- the htpG gene encoding molecular chaperone HtpG: MQEKGTISIHTENIFPIIKKFLYSDHEIFLRELVSNAVDATQKIKRLASLGQYNGTLGELQVEVAFDEAAKTITISDNGLGMTADEIKKYINQIAFSGATEFMEKFKDAKDANEIIGRFGLGFYSAFMVADQVEIQTLSYQDGAEPARWICDGSTEFEISEGNRTTRGTDIILHINADGEEFLDRGRIQTILDKYCKFLPVRIKFGTNTDREPDGEDAEGKAKYIEVETDNIINNTSPIWTKAPADLKDEDYLDFYKELYPFSEDPLFWIHLNVDYPFNLTGVLYFPKVKNDFEIQKNKIKLFSRQVFITDEVKDIVPEFLMLLHGVIDSPDIPLNVSRSFLQADGNVKKINNYITKKVADKLSELFKSDRKAYEEKWEDIGLFVKYGMISEEKFYDKAKDFALLTNTKKEFFTLDEYKTKVAPNQTDKDGTTVYLYTNDPAKQDTFIQSANKKDYDVLLMNSPIDNHFVAQLEQKLEKTTVKRVDADVVDKLIKKEDAPAHVLTEEQSTKVKAIFDKAVAKANFKVEIESLNPDELPVTVTMDEFMRRMKDMAAMGGGMSFYGSMPDNYKVSINGNHKLISRIAQAETEEEQTQLAKQAFDLALLSQGMLTGPELTEFVNRSVSLI
- a CDS encoding VF530 family protein, producing MPTQQANNPLHGKTLETILTHLVEYHGWERLGKVININCFNNDPSIKSSLKFLRKTDWARKKVEELYLQMPQK